One bacterium DNA segment encodes these proteins:
- a CDS encoding oligosaccharide flippase family protein, which translates to MFQKIKALAGQSVIYGIGQVATRAASFLLLPAYTYWLPVADYGALTLYYSFIAVAQVIYLYGIDVSLMRYYIPLKEKTQRNELFSTVLVLSFFSSTLISALLWLLRAPLASSILEEGAAPVILLFCLVVLWLDTFSALPFVVLRAKQKAFHYTSLRMLSVLLNLGANFWLVGHLHRGLQGVLEANILSSAITMIPLLWIIRKDISFKFNWKILPPVLKFGLPNIPHLFFVMVLELSSRKFLEYYSSAEQTGLYGVGAKLGMIFSILAMAFRNAWAPFFLEEGEKPDSPNLFARVLTYFLLVFGILFLFLTYYIPPIMKMPIPGFSMPLIEPKYWGGIEIFPIILLGQVFNGVAANLSAGFFLRNRIHIQAYISGVASAASVLFNIWLIPVSVFGQRRGASLSGMAVLPSASGYMPEKIIRYPMRGNDCSI; encoded by the coding sequence GTGTTTCAAAAAATAAAAGCGCTCGCCGGTCAATCGGTTATCTACGGAATAGGACAAGTCGCCACCCGGGCGGCAAGCTTCCTCTTGTTACCCGCTTACACATACTGGTTGCCGGTTGCCGATTACGGCGCATTAACCCTCTATTACAGTTTCATCGCTGTTGCCCAAGTAATTTATCTCTATGGGATTGATGTGTCGCTCATGCGGTACTACATCCCATTAAAAGAGAAGACCCAACGCAATGAGTTGTTCAGTACAGTTCTTGTTCTCTCGTTTTTCAGTTCGACTTTGATCAGCGCTCTGCTTTGGCTATTGCGCGCACCGTTAGCTTCCTCAATTCTCGAAGAAGGTGCTGCACCAGTCATACTATTGTTTTGTTTGGTTGTTCTTTGGTTGGATACATTCTCGGCATTGCCGTTTGTCGTATTACGCGCGAAACAGAAAGCTTTTCATTATACATCGTTGCGGATGTTGAGCGTTCTGTTAAACCTTGGGGCGAACTTCTGGTTAGTCGGACATTTACATCGTGGTCTGCAAGGGGTGCTCGAAGCAAATATCCTCAGTTCTGCGATAACGATGATTCCACTCCTCTGGATTATTCGCAAAGACATCTCTTTCAAGTTCAATTGGAAAATACTCCCACCTGTTCTCAAATTTGGCTTACCAAATATTCCCCACCTCTTTTTTGTCATGGTGTTGGAACTAAGCTCACGAAAATTTCTCGAATATTACTCAAGTGCGGAACAGACCGGATTGTATGGCGTCGGCGCAAAACTTGGCATGATCTTTTCCATTCTTGCGATGGCATTCCGTAATGCTTGGGCGCCGTTTTTCTTGGAAGAAGGCGAGAAACCGGATAGCCCTAACCTCTTTGCAAGAGTACTCACATACTTTTTACTTGTATTCGGAATTTTGTTTTTATTCTTAACCTATTACATCCCGCCAATTATGAAAATGCCGATACCCGGTTTTTCAATGCCGCTGATTGAACCGAAGTATTGGGGGGGTATCGAAATTTTCCCCATAATTCTCTTGGGACAGGTGTTTAACGGGGTTGCAGCAAATCTTTCGGCAGGATTCTTTTTACGGAACCGGATACACATTCAAGCGTATATCTCAGGTGTCGCATCTGCCGCCAGCGTTTTATTCAACATTTGGTTAATCCCCGTTTCGGTGTTTGGGCAGCGGCGTGGAGCATCGTTGTCGGGTATGGCGGTATTGCCCTCGGCGAGTGGTTATATGCCCGAAAAAATTATCCGGTACCCTATGAGGGGAAACGATTGCTCCATTTAA
- a CDS encoding DUF2723 domain-containing protein: MKRPSFWVGLMVFMVSWTVILMTNANTVSYWDCGEFAACSYTLGVPHPPGSPLFIMVGRLFTFLPFGEIATRVTQFSSLSGAFTILLTFLIVLRLVRLYRGKEESLTDRISVLGGAAVGALALSWSPSFWFNVVESEVYGVSLFLTVIVFWLVLKWMDNSETGENDHYLLLATYLNGFAITIHLLNLLTIPTLFLLIWYQRKRLSYLLLLGWTLSLVIIDLPLDIGVPFWLKLLSVPIALGFYAYFKRSSDHESALVPMVHLLTFLGFTLYALILIRSQLNL, encoded by the coding sequence ATGAAACGCCCGTCGTTTTGGGTCGGACTGATGGTATTTATGGTCTCATGGACAGTGATCCTGATGACCAACGCCAATACGGTATCGTATTGGGATTGCGGCGAGTTTGCCGCATGTTCGTACACCTTGGGCGTACCACATCCCCCGGGATCTCCGTTGTTCATCATGGTGGGTCGACTGTTTACTTTTCTACCATTTGGAGAAATCGCGACCCGGGTTACTCAATTCAGCAGCCTCTCGGGTGCCTTCACGATTCTTTTGACATTTCTTATCGTTCTGCGATTGGTGCGGCTTTATCGCGGGAAAGAAGAGTCATTAACTGATCGAATCTCAGTCTTAGGTGGTGCAGCAGTTGGTGCTTTGGCACTCAGTTGGTCCCCCTCGTTTTGGTTCAATGTCGTTGAATCCGAAGTGTACGGTGTTTCGTTGTTCTTAACCGTAATTGTCTTCTGGTTAGTCCTGAAGTGGATGGATAATTCAGAGACCGGAGAAAACGACCACTACCTACTGCTTGCAACTTACTTAAACGGTTTTGCCATCACGATTCACTTGCTGAATCTTTTAACAATCCCGACCCTCTTTCTGTTAATCTGGTATCAGCGTAAGCGCTTGTCCTACTTGTTGTTATTAGGATGGACTCTTTCGCTCGTCATAATCGATTTACCGTTGGATATCGGCGTACCGTTCTGGTTGAAGCTATTGTCGGTACCAATCGCTCTTGGGTTCTATGCCTACTTTAAGCGCTCGAGCGATCATGAATCAGCACTGGTACCAATGGTACACTTATTGACATTTCTCGGCTTCACATTGTATGCATTGATTTTGATTCGTTCACAGCTTAATCT
- a CDS encoding HEAT repeat domain-containing protein, which produces MSVSRVLLTILITLLLTVVCFADSTNTSSELFDGPPHFSNGKALSPGWENRIDYSAESDLRLFWVASSGEPKWEAIRKRADSTLVSRGKSAVPFLISRLSTDDARDRQTVNQLLKKIGTPAVESLLMVIDTAKSRDEATLAIQTLGDIGDSTALPRLLQAASDTAFRIRTSAALALMSYPKLPLSVIEKMRNLAQDKLPGIRRNALRGLVLQSDIPSIPYIVGGLSDSMFSIRETLMYTLSGKPSKKDSSDMAKLAAREQFRSALRDFLDKKLLPALERQNYLEFHTEQGVISNTRTARAATLPVADNRALLMYLRAYRTLDGGKTTIWSRAALHTDPAIRAEAVRAGTKKQTNGKVTLARYAKKLRDDPDPIVKAAY; this is translated from the coding sequence ATGAGTGTGTCCCGTGTATTATTGACTATCCTTATTACCCTACTTCTTACGGTAGTATGTTTCGCCGACTCGACGAATACTTCATCGGAACTGTTCGATGGTCCGCCCCATTTTAGTAATGGAAAGGCGCTCTCTCCCGGTTGGGAGAATCGCATCGATTATTCTGCCGAGTCTGACTTGCGGTTATTTTGGGTTGCTAGCAGCGGTGAACCGAAATGGGAAGCGATTCGCAAACGTGCCGACAGTACGCTGGTTTCGCGCGGCAAGTCGGCGGTACCGTTTCTTATCTCGCGGCTCTCGACCGACGACGCCCGCGACCGCCAGACCGTGAATCAGTTACTCAAAAAAATTGGAACGCCTGCCGTCGAATCGTTACTAATGGTGATTGATACCGCGAAATCACGTGACGAGGCTACTTTAGCGATCCAAACGTTGGGCGATATCGGCGATTCGACTGCGTTGCCCCGATTATTGCAAGCCGCGTCTGATACCGCATTCCGGATTCGCACTTCCGCTGCATTGGCGCTCATGTCCTATCCGAAATTGCCGCTTTCCGTAATTGAGAAAATGCGAAATTTGGCACAAGACAAATTGCCCGGTATCCGCCGCAATGCCTTGAGAGGTCTTGTTCTGCAATCTGATATTCCCAGTATCCCGTATATCGTCGGTGGGCTGTCCGATTCGATGTTCTCGATTCGGGAAACCTTGATGTACACACTATCTGGAAAGCCATCGAAAAAAGATTCCTCGGATATGGCGAAACTCGCGGCGCGCGAGCAGTTTCGTAGCGCGTTGCGCGATTTCCTTGATAAGAAGTTGTTACCTGCATTGGAGCGGCAAAACTACTTGGAATTTCATACCGAGCAGGGCGTCATTTCCAATACAAGAACTGCTCGAGCAGCTACATTGCCAGTTGCGGATAACCGCGCACTACTGATGTACTTGCGAGCGTATCGAACATTGGATGGTGGGAAAACGACAATCTGGTCGCGGGCGGCGCTTCATACCGATCCAGCGATTCGCGCAGAAGCGGTTCGAGCGGGAACTAAGAAACAGACGAATGGAAAAGTAACGCTGGCTCGCTATGCAAAGAAATTGCGTGACGATCCCGATCCCATCGTCAAAGCCGCATATTAA